From Solwaraspora sp. WMMD1047, the proteins below share one genomic window:
- a CDS encoding cupin domain-containing protein, with the protein MGTSPRPELAERLDLAPHPEGGWFRETWRSGHDFQPAGYGTARSAATAIYFLLNPGEASRWHVVRSDELWLWHAGGPLTLRFGGAGERPADPGVERVLGTDLAAGHAPQLLVPGGTWQAAAPAGPEPVLVSCVVAPGFDFADFRLD; encoded by the coding sequence ATGGGCACGTCGCCGCGACCCGAGCTGGCCGAGCGGCTCGACCTGGCGCCCCACCCCGAGGGTGGCTGGTTCCGGGAGACCTGGCGCAGCGGACACGACTTCCAGCCGGCCGGCTACGGCACCGCCCGGTCGGCCGCCACCGCCATCTACTTCCTGCTCAACCCCGGCGAGGCGTCCCGCTGGCACGTCGTACGCTCCGACGAGTTGTGGCTGTGGCACGCTGGCGGGCCGCTCACCCTCCGGTTCGGCGGCGCCGGCGAGCGGCCCGCGGACCCCGGAGTCGAACGCGTCCTCGGCACCGATCTGGCGGCCGGTCACGCCCCGCAGCTGCTGGTCCCGGGTGGCACCTGGCAGGCGGCCGCGCCCGCCGGCCCGGAGCCGGTGCTGGTGAGCTGCGTGGTCGCCCCCGGCTTCGACTTCGCCGACTTCCGGCTCGACTGA
- a CDS encoding HhH-GPD-type base excision DNA repair protein: protein MTISLPIDAEANELLQRSPLALLIGMILDQQVPLEKAFSAPYELVRRLGHEPDAAELAAFDPAALTAIFAERPALHRFPKAMAARVQEAARLLVDRYDGDAARVWAEAPDGRAALTRIAELPGFGRQKAQIFLALLGKRFGVDPPGWREAAGEYGAADAYRSVADITDQESLLKVREHKQRTKAAAKAAKG, encoded by the coding sequence ATGACGATCAGCCTGCCCATCGACGCCGAGGCGAACGAACTGCTCCAGCGCAGCCCGCTGGCGTTGTTGATCGGAATGATCCTTGATCAACAAGTTCCACTGGAGAAGGCGTTCTCCGCGCCGTACGAGCTGGTTCGTCGGCTGGGGCACGAGCCGGACGCCGCCGAGCTGGCGGCCTTCGACCCGGCGGCGCTGACCGCGATCTTCGCCGAGCGACCCGCCCTGCACCGGTTCCCGAAGGCGATGGCGGCCCGGGTGCAGGAGGCCGCCCGGCTGCTCGTCGACCGGTACGACGGCGATGCCGCCCGGGTCTGGGCGGAGGCGCCCGACGGCCGCGCCGCCCTGACCCGGATCGCCGAGCTGCCCGGTTTCGGCCGGCAGAAGGCGCAGATCTTCCTCGCCCTGCTGGGCAAGCGGTTCGGCGTCGACCCGCCCGGCTGGCGGGAGGCGGCCGGCGAGTACGGCGCCGCGGACGCGTACCGTTCGGTCGCCGACATCACCGACCAGGAATCGCTGCTGAAGGTGCGGGAGCACAAGCAGCGGACCAAGGCCGCCGCCAAGGCGGCGAAGGGCTGA